ATCTTTGGGGATTCATTTCACAGTGAGCccacctcttcctcttcccttgcaCAGGAAAATTGGATGCCCATCTCTCCTATGATCCTTCCTGGGCTCTTTCCTGTGCAGTTTCCCTTAGGATCACATGTGTCTTTTTGGAGGGTGGAAGGAGATGGAGATTCAGTGCCCTTGACAGTCACTCCTATCCCCAACCTATCCAGCATAAGGTAAAATCTTTTTCCCCTAGGTACCACCCAGGATTacgaggaataacagccacaaattgttagagatgctggacatcaggagacattgtTTACAGGCTCTGGAAGactccttgggggtcttcaagaggaggctggacagatatttggctggggtgatatgaccctggcaaccattcctgcccagggcagggggctggacttgatgatctgctaaggtcccctCTAactctaagcactatgatactgtGAAAGCAAGACTTCAGTGGTGCAGAAGCCAGTGGTGCAGAAGGGTACGTTGTCAGCCTTGTATTGAACAGTCATAGATGCAGATGCAATACATGGTGAAAATACCTTTTCACCCCCTTAGGAACTATATTGACACATTTCCCTTTTTTCTGTAATAGCCTGGACTAAAGCACTCAAATTCAAGCATGTGTGAAACAATGCTGTGATAAAACTGAACCTTGATGGGAAGTATTAACGACTTGCTAAATTAGTAGAGACAGCAGCCTCCTGTTGCAAATTCAGTGTGGTAAGTAGAATGATACCAAAAAAGAATATAGTACTTAAAGTTTTAAGATGAAAGAAGCATCTAGAGTGAAATGTGCAAACCACGCTACATGGGGCTTTAACACAACTAATTAATTCACACATTGAGCAAAATGTTTTCATCCCTTTGATGACTTACCTACGCTACACATTTGGGCTGGTAAATAATTATGATTGCATGTGTAAGTTTGTCTTCGACCCTCCAGGCAATGTGAGGAATTGTATATAAGCTCTCCCCAATCCAGGCTTTTCCAAACACTTCTCCGGCCTTATTCTCTTTGGTGAACAAGGTGAGTCCGAGTCTACTCAGTCTGTTTCTAACTAAAAATGCCTCTTTGCTGTCAGATGCAGCTTAGGATGGAGTCTTCTGTAACCCTCTGAGATGAACCAATATCAGGGGGTTTCTCTCCAGAAcagactttttgttgttcttactTGGTTGTATGCTTCTCTAAATGCAAGCTGTTGACAGTAAGTTTGGGATTTTCAGAGCAATGAAAATTTGgcggggtgagggtgggcagCAACtatgtcttcctttttttttttttttctgtaatacttCCAAGACCAGGAAAAGTAAAGtttagtaaagcacaggaacaggctatccagagaggtggtggcatctccatccttggaggtgtttaatacccagctagacaaagtcttggctgggatgatgtagttgggtctggtcctgttttgagcagggggtgggactagatatcactttctgaggtcccttccaaccctcgtttgtTACGACCCTCTGATTCTCTCTCTGCTTCAGTTCTCTCTCCCTGTTCTGAAATATAGATAAAATAACTTTCTTCACCCAGGCTCTCTTCACaagaataagtgatcagaaagagCAACCAAGACTCATTGGTGGTGGAGTTGCTCATGTAGAGGAAGTGGTAGCTGCTGCTTGAGATCAAGCATAAACATGGGGGAGGAAGACTGAAGGCTCTTCAACAAAGGGACCGAGCCAGTggtctgcctgcctgcttgtGTGTCTGTCTAGCTTTCCATACATCCCTCATGACCGTTGTACTCAGGTGGAACTTGTGGGCTATTTGCTATACTCTCTACTGTCTGTTTCAGGTTTGCCTCCATCCCAAGAAGATGTCCTGCACCGACCTGTGCTACCCATCGAGTGGGATCGCCTGCCCAAGACCCTATGCTGACAGCTGCAATGAGGCCTGTGTCAGGCAGTGCCCTGACTCAAGAGCAGTGATCCAGCCACCACCGGTTGTTGTAACCTTCCCAGGCCCCATTCTCAGCAACTTCCCTCAGGACAGCATTGTGGGATCCTCAGGATTGCCTGCTGTGGGCCATGGAGCTGCTGGGGGAACTGCCCTGTCTAACGGCACCGGTGGTGTTGGGGGCATCTATGGAGGACTTGGTTATGGAGACTCTCTTGGTTATGGGGGTGGTTATGGAGGATATTTTGGTTCTAGGGGCCTCTATGGTTATGGAGGATCTCTTGGTTATGGGGGCCCCTGTGGTTATGGAGGATCTATTGGTTATGGGGGACTGTGTGGTTATGGGGGCCTCAGCTCTGATTCTGGGAGCAGTTACAGCTCTGGATACTGCAGCCCCTATTCCTACCGGCGATATGGCAGGTACCGCTATGGAAGCTGCGGACCATGCTAAACCCAGCAGGAAGATCCACAGAAGCAGGAATCAACAGAGAAATGAAGAACATGATCCAGATACATGCCTGAGTTACTGAGCAATGGACTTGAGAAGGTCAGCACCCAGAGCTCCAGTGAAATTCAGTGGAGCTGTGAGTGCATGATACCTCTTAAATTTGGTTTCCAGACTACCTCTTATCCTTGTCTTGTAGTCTTCTGTCCTTTCATCCTTGATTGCTTGTAATGTGATGCTGGCTCCTATTTTTTATGAACTGGGGACAAACGTGTGGCTTTACATCTTTGAAAAATGGGACCTAAATGTCCAGTTTGACAGCTgcaacagaaaggaaaagaacatCTCATGTGAAAAGCATTGCCTTCGAGCAGGTGGTGGATTGCATGCCTTATGCATGCCTTGCAAGCATATTCTTTGTGCACTGTCTTAGTTTGTCCTTGAACTTTTATTTCATGGCTTGTACTCATTAAAATTATGCTGCATCATAGCATTGGTATTTGGGTGTTGTTTTCTCCTTGGTTATTACTTCCAAAACACTCCAAATGAATTTTACCCCTGGGTCATGAGCACATATCTCCTCTGTCTAAAGTCCCCTGACTACCAGGAGCAGCAAGGCCATACAGTACAACAAGGGGACACTGAAGTGCGCTAAGGGAATTTCTCCTGTCTGATGACATCCACAGTATCTGCTGAAGTACtctatagtagggctgtgcaaaacagcaatgcttcattttgatttcagattcaccattttgaagggacagtgtttcattttgctcttTTTAAGcacttctccatttcattttgccaaaactgttttgttgtttttttttttatgctgtttcaatgcatttcaccCCTAGGCTGTAATGGTGAATTACAAAAATACCCATAACTTGGTCATTTCTTGCCCAGTTTAGAtggaaacagcagggatggtagccccttctgaggccatgaactatgccaagtttcaaaaagatagCTGCAGGGGTTGGTTTCTtggaaacagcacctcaaactgttcagagcaaaactcttGACGTGTGAGTATGAAGGTGCAGGGAATGAAAATAGCAGAAATGGTAGTCCCTactgaagccatgaagcctgccagctttaaAGTAGATATATGcatggggtttctgggaaactgcattttGTCCCAGAGTAGGGTCCCTAGAAATGGCCATGATATCCTAGTGCCCTGTGACcgtgccagctctgccctgtgggcaCCTTCTCCTCTCGCCTGTCaccacatcttgttggaaaagataatagataGGGAGCCTGCTCTCGAGGTTCAGCTCAGTCATGGTCCTAATGGACTCCACTACACCCTATCAGTTCTTGGACCTCTTCCTGGGACCCGCTTTAAGTAGGTGCTtcaagtgccttctggggaaggagacctggctctaagggaaacttgaagggtgtggagcacaaacgcagatgattccccctcctttcccagaattCTCCATGCTAGGTCActgagatccagctccagctctagctcttcctctggcactggaaggcttaagctgggaattgaaattggggtggaggaaacagtcatgctggtgctgcttgttgttgccatggtggtggtggtgctacaGGTTGTTGTTATTCTGGCAGGTCttattggaggggatgcagacgctgctcccatctccttggtgccactagcagcagaagtgACATGGCTGATAGTTGTTGGAAAGAGGCTGAGTctaaggggtttttttggaagtgggcagggggacttagagctctctctctgtcccctttcACTCCTGACAGAAGAgcggccacctgcctttccagcttgcttcatgtttggtgtgctggcatatctgtgtgtgtttccataatgtaatgtatgtatgtatgcaatataaaaatatatgttctgtaatatatgttgtgctgtCCTGCACAGTCAATGcagactgtcagggaaaacatAGATTTCTTTTATGTGGAGAAGGAATTACAGAGAAAAACGAAAAGCAGATTTGGGGGGAGGAATAAATACATTGAAAGGAATGGATTACAAAACAGGAGTAAGGAAAGAATTGGATCCCATTTCCCAGGATcagactagcaagtaggaagaGAGGGCCTTCCTGATGCTGCTGGAGGACACAGCTCCTGCGCTGCTGGAGGACTCAGTAAGCTGCCAAAGGCACAGCTGACAAAGCTCAGTTCCAACAGTGCTTTTATGCTCCTTCCCCATCCATCCCCCAGAGCACTAGGATTGGAAGGCACCTcggacagtcactggccagctacacagtcaatatcagagcagcccttccccctcttccccctgcctctcttTAGTTTGTGTTTCCCTGCAAGCCAGCTTCAGAACTCAAAACTCTTCCccgttttttaaatgtttcaatgcccttgtttcatttcaaaactgtttttaagccttgaatttcattttggttttggagtttcaagctcgaaacgtgTCGAAACACCTTTGAAATGAAAGGTCAATgaaaattttgcacagtcctactctgtagactacaaaagctcatgcttccttggatgagttagtctataaggtgccaccctgctctaacTCCTACCAGACTAACACTGACTAAATATCTACCTTTTCTTTGAGGCTACTACCAAAGTATTTTCTTTCTTGGGGAGATGTGCTTATAATCCCT
This sequence is a window from Alligator mississippiensis isolate rAllMis1 chromosome 15, rAllMis1, whole genome shotgun sequence. Protein-coding genes within it:
- the LOC102567958 gene encoding scale keratin, translating into MSCTDLCYPSSGIACPRPYADSCNEACVRQCPDSRAVIQPPPVVVTFPGPILSNFPQDSIVGSSGLPAVGHGAAGGTALSNGTGGVGGIYGGLGYGDSLGYGGGYGGYFGSRGLYGYGGSLGYGGPCGYGGSIGYGGLCGYGGLSSDSGSSYSSGYCSPYSYRRYGRYRYGSCGPC